The Parambassis ranga chromosome 19, fParRan2.1, whole genome shotgun sequence genome contains a region encoding:
- the c2cd4a gene encoding C2 calcium-dependent domain-containing protein 4A — MWVVEKIRVSVERSNLPFPSAELSFKISDIMLGEKVDKSKRISLCPNIITPNNIPEFCIPPTLLSLHEMKNTEQSRALCGVKASHCERSSPETQLTVHEPLNPHIIQVESVDETPYDGCSDEETTNADPQSQAALSLPHLAKAQTSYGFCTLLESPHTRRKESIFHSDAGTSPLLLPRSRSSMCTKISPFNSPSPSPSSFSLNSLTSRLSPRGYTLNWQATLDSDTTSSTESSPFSSPLLTRCPAKSSLFKALSHELLLSRNMRKAMVSRNNSLSTDEGSSTDNSPNVMRRASEGLVEGLPSSYSLAPPTIFPMDLTLHRERVMKERMVPIGKDGSLRLSAEYCPDNQRLRVRLISAEGLYPLSVDPKIINCSISLSLVPGKVQKQRSTVIRKSRNPIFNEDFFFDGISEEDLVQRSLRFKVVNKMSTLKRDYLLGDCDLPLSSIVTR, encoded by the coding sequence ATGTGGGTGGTGGAAAAGATCCGCGTGTCAGTGGAGAGATCTAACCTGCCTTTCCCATCAGCTGAACTCAGCTTTAAAATTAGTGACATCATGTTAGGAGAAAAAGTGGACAAATCCAAAAGGATCTCCCTCTGTCCGAACATCATCACCCCTAACAACATCCCAGAGTTCTGCATCCCTCCAACACTCCTGTCCCTGCATGAGATGaagaacacagagcagagcagagcactgTGTGGTGTGAAGGCGTCCCACTGTGAAAGATCCAGCCCTGAAACACAGCTTACTGTTCACGAGCCTCTCAACCCACACATCATTCAGGTGGAAAGTGTGGATGAGACTCCCTATGATGGCTGCAGTGATGAGGAGACCACAAACGCAGACCCTCAGAGCCAGGCTGCCTTATCCCTTCCGCACCTGGCCAAAGCACAGACCAGCTATGGCTTTTGCACCTTATTGGAGAGCCCCCACACCAGGAGAAAGGAGTCAATCTTCCATTCTGATGCGGGCACCTCTCCCTTGCTGCTGCCTAGGAGTCGTTCCAGCATGTGCACTAAAATCTCGCCCTTCAActcaccctctccctctccatcctcattCAGCCTTAACAGCCTCACCTCCAGGCTTTCCCCAAGAGGCTACACCCTGAACTGGCAGGCCACTCTGGACAGTGATACGACTTCCTCCACTGAATCCTCTCCTTTCAGCTCTCCACTGCTGACCAGGTGCCCTGCCAAGTCTTCCCTCTTCAAAGCACTGAGCCATGAACTGCTTTTGTCAAGGAACATGAGGAAGGCAATGGTGTCCAGGAACAATTCCCTGTCCACAGATGAAGGGAGCTCCACAGACAACAGCCCCAATGTCATGAGGAGGGCATCAGAAGGTTTAGTTGAAGGCCTTCCCAGCAGCTACAGCCTGGCGCCGCCCACCATCTTCCCCATGGACCTGACTCTGCACAGAGAGAGGGTAATGAAGGAAAGAATGGTACCAATAGGAAAAGACGGCAGCCTGAGACTTTCTGCAGAGTACTGCCCGGATAACCAAAGACTGCGAGTTCGACTGATTAGCGCTGAGGGCCTTTATCCTCTTTCTGTAGACCCCAAAATTATCAACTGCAGCATCAGCCTCTCTCTGGTTCCAGGAAAAGTCCAGAAGCAGCGCAGCACAGTCATCAGAAAGAGCCGTAATCCGATCTTCAATGAGGATTTTTTCTTTGATGGTATCTCAGAGGAAGACCTCGTCCAGAGGTCCCTTCGCTTTAAAGTGGTGAACAAAATGTCCACCCTGAAAAGAGACTACCTCCTCGGTGACTGTGATTTGCCTCTTTCAAGCATTGTAACACGATAA